One genomic region from Serinus canaria isolate serCan28SL12 chromosome 7, serCan2020, whole genome shotgun sequence encodes:
- the CTLA4 gene encoding cytotoxic T-lymphocyte protein 4, with protein MLSILVTVGFLCRATAIAEVMEVTQPAIVLANRQGVASLVCKYKNIGNAKEIRVTLLKQTGDQTIEICASSYTTEFKTFFVEKVIQCHVTPGQNNVTLTLAGLQANDTGLYICKMERMYPPPYFMNKGNGTHLYVIDPEPCPDTAIYLWVLGATASGFFLYSIIISAILVGKAIKRRRCLTTGVYVKMPSEELDKKVIPFHITVNCNKEGEKPFPTWDGVSTSSFQLKK; from the exons ATGCTCTCAATATTGGTCACCGTGGGctttctctgcagagccactgcCATTGCTGAAG TAATGGAAGTGACTCAGCCAGCAATTGTGCTGGCCAACAGGCAAGGAGTTGCCAGCTTGGTGTGTAAATACAAGAACATCGGGAATGCAAAAGAAATTCGAGTGACTTTGCTTAAACAGACTGGTGACCAGACCATAGAAATCTGTGCTTCATCATACACCACGGAGTTTAAAACATTCTTTGTGGAAAAGGTCATTCAGTGCCATGTTACCCCTGGCCAAAACAATGTGACCCTCACGCTGGCTGGCCTGCAAGCAAATGACACCGGGCTTTACATTTGCAAGATGGAGCGGATGTACCCCCCACCCTATTTTATGAACAAGGGAAATGGCACACATCTCTATGTCATTG ATCCAGAACCTTGTCCAGACACTGCCATATATCTCTGGGTATTAGGAGCTACTGcctcaggattttttctttacagtatCATCATCTCAGCCATTCTTGTGGGCAAAGCG ATAAAGAGAAGACGATGTCTCACTACTGGAGTCTATGTGAAAATGCCTTCTGAAGAGCTAGACAAAAAAGTGATTCCATTCCACATCACTGTTAACTGTAACAAGGAAGGAGAGAAACCATTTCCTACCTGGGATGGAGTGTCTACTAGTTCATTTcagttaaagaaataa